A portion of the Fusobacterium perfoetens ATCC 29250 genome contains these proteins:
- a CDS encoding TIGR01212 family radical SAM protein (This family includes YhcC from E. coli K-12, an uncharacterized radical SAM protein.), producing the protein MNNDRFYKLNSFFRKNFKEKIYKVSLDGGFTCPNRDGKISREGCLFCSDSGSGEFAGSRCKSIREQIDEQLNFMKNKIKDEKVIAYFQNFTNTYDSVENLRKKYYEALEHPKVIGIAIATRPDCLSLEIIELLNEINKKTFLWIELGLQTANDEIAKIINRGYKLDCYLEATKNLREKNIKFVTHMIVGLPNETKEDLYKTIEIINFVKSWGIKIHLLYILKNSKLLKYYEKSPFKIYTQNEYTDIVVELLERLDSNIVVHRLTGDAKKEDLFEPKWSSNKRGILNEIEKKLKIKDTFQSKEVGGKNEYNI; encoded by the coding sequence ATGAATAATGATAGATTTTATAAACTTAATTCTTTTTTTAGAAAAAATTTTAAAGAAAAAATATATAAAGTTTCTTTAGATGGTGGCTTTACTTGCCCAAATAGAGATGGAAAAATTTCAAGAGAAGGATGTTTATTTTGTAGTGATTCTGGAAGTGGAGAATTTGCTGGAAGTAGATGTAAAAGTATAAGAGAACAAATAGATGAGCAATTAAACTTTATGAAAAATAAAATAAAAGATGAAAAAGTAATTGCTTATTTTCAAAATTTTACCAATACCTATGATAGTGTTGAAAATTTGAGAAAAAAATATTATGAAGCTTTAGAGCATCCGAAAGTGATAGGGATAGCAATAGCAACAAGACCTGATTGTCTTTCTTTGGAAATTATAGAACTTTTGAATGAAATTAATAAAAAAACATTTCTTTGGATAGAATTAGGACTTCAAACTGCCAATGATGAAATAGCTAAAATTATCAATAGGGGATATAAATTAGATTGTTATTTAGAGGCTACAAAAAATTTAAGAGAAAAAAATATAAAGTTTGTTACTCATATGATAGTTGGATTACCTAATGAAACAAAAGAAGATTTATATAAAACTATTGAAATTATAAATTTTGTTAAGTCTTGGGGAATAAAAATTCATTTATTATATATTTTGAAAAATAGTAAATTATTAAAATATTATGAAAAATCTCCTTTCAAAATTTATACTCAAAATGAATATACAGATATAGTGGTAGAATTATTGGAAAGGTTAGATTCAAATATAGTTGTACATAGACTTACAGGAGATGCTAAAAAAGAAGATTTATTTGAACCAAAATGGAGTTCAAATAAAAGAGGAATTCTTAATGAAATTGAAAAAAAATTAAAAATAAAAGATACATTCCAAAGCAAAGAAGTAGGAGGCAAAAATGAGTATAATATTTAG
- a CDS encoding MurR/RpiR family transcriptional regulator, with protein MSIIFRMNSLKDKFTSKEKDIYKFIIENTDKIMYMNTYEIAEECNTSQASVVRFAKKLGYSGFPELKVDFSKELGRREAKEKVTFTYENFSENGEIHDVIKNVIRINTNIIEDTYSMIDIATIQETVLSLKKARKIMIIGAGYSGVVAKDLHYKLLELGMNSICEKDYHTQLTIIPTLEENDVLFVISQSGKTLEIYHLVELAKKRKIKIISVTQKSDNPIKKLADIQLNTVIEKNNFRSTSLYSRISQLTIIDVIYVSLIAGDKKLAERYIGDAIEIVSKFKL; from the coding sequence ATGAGTATAATATTTAGAATGAATTCTCTAAAAGATAAATTTACATCTAAAGAGAAAGATATTTATAAATTTATTATAGAAAATACAGATAAAATAATGTATATGAATACTTATGAAATAGCAGAAGAATGTAATACAAGTCAAGCATCTGTAGTAAGATTTGCAAAAAAATTAGGTTATTCTGGATTTCCAGAGTTAAAAGTAGATTTTAGTAAAGAACTTGGAAGAAGAGAAGCAAAAGAAAAAGTAACTTTTACTTATGAAAACTTTTCTGAAAATGGAGAAATTCATGATGTTATAAAAAATGTTATAAGAATTAATACAAATATAATAGAAGATACTTATTCAATGATAGATATAGCTACTATTCAAGAAACAGTTTTATCTTTAAAAAAAGCAAGAAAAATAATGATTATAGGTGCTGGATATTCAGGAGTTGTAGCAAAAGATTTACATTATAAACTTTTAGAATTAGGAATGAACTCAATATGTGAAAAAGATTATCATACACAGTTAACTATTATTCCTACTTTAGAAGAAAATGATGTATTATTTGTAATTTCTCAAAGTGGTAAAACTTTAGAAATTTATCATCTTGTGGAATTAGCAAAAAAAAGAAAAATAAAAATAATTTCAGTTACTCAAAAAAGTGATAATCCTATAAAAAAATTAGCAGATATTCAACTTAATACAGTTATAGAAAAAAATAATTTTAGGTCAACATCTTTATATTCTAGAATTTCTCAGCTTACAATAATAGATGTAATATATGTATCTCTAATTGCTGGTGATAAAAAATTAGCAGAAAGATATATTGGAGATGCCATAGAAATAGTTAGTAAATTTAAATTATAA
- the nagB gene encoding glucosamine-6-phosphate deaminase has product MRLIITEKNIGDWAAVHVAKRIIEANPTPEKPFVLGLPTGGTPVGMYKRLVQFYKDGILSFENVVTFNMDEYVGLDKDNPQSYWRYMHDNLFDHVNIKPENVNMLNGMVKNEEEEIEECRRYEEKIASYGGIDLFVGGIGPDGHIAFNEPGSSLSSRTRSKELTKDTIIANSRFFGGDLTKVPKVSLTVGVGTVMDAKEVLILVNGASKARALHYAVEEGVNHMWTISALQLHRSGIIVSDEDATLELKVGTYRYFKDIEANNLDTDKLIEEFYAKYKK; this is encoded by the coding sequence ATGAGATTAATAATCACAGAAAAAAATATTGGAGACTGGGCTGCTGTGCATGTAGCAAAAAGAATAATAGAGGCTAATCCTACACCAGAAAAACCTTTTGTTTTAGGTCTACCTACAGGAGGAACACCAGTTGGAATGTACAAAAGATTAGTTCAATTCTATAAAGATGGAATTTTATCTTTTGAAAATGTAGTAACATTTAATATGGACGAATATGTTGGACTAGATAAAGATAATCCTCAAAGTTATTGGAGATATATGCATGATAATTTATTTGACCATGTAAATATTAAACCTGAAAATGTAAATATGTTAAATGGAATGGTTAAAAACGAAGAAGAAGAAATCGAAGAGTGTAGAAGATATGAAGAAAAAATAGCTTCTTATGGAGGAATAGATTTATTTGTTGGAGGAATTGGACCAGATGGACATATTGCTTTCAATGAACCAGGTTCTTCTCTATCTTCAAGAACAAGAAGTAAAGAATTAACAAAAGATACTATAATAGCAAACTCTAGATTCTTTGGTGGAGATTTAACAAAAGTACCAAAAGTATCTTTAACTGTTGGAGTAGGAACTGTTATGGATGCTAAAGAAGTATTAATACTAGTAAATGGAGCTTCAAAAGCTAGAGCTTTACACTATGCAGTAGAAGAGGGAGTAAATCATATGTGGACAATATCAGCTCTTCAATTACATAGAAGTGGAATAATAGTTTCTGACGAAGATGCAACATTAGAATTAAAAGTTGGAACATATAGATACTTTAAAGATATAGAAGCTAACAATCTAGATACAGATAAATTAATAGAAGAATTTTATGCAAAATATAAAAAATAA
- a CDS encoding helix-turn-helix domain-containing protein, which produces MNFGNKIQIQRKRKGITQEELGEKLNVSRQTITKWESNKSFPEIEKIIKLSYYFNVTIDYLLKDEIENYEENFCEIVEKIEDRKIIPKTIKVFLFLLVISFIGIMYFYVDSFIHPVTITDWDGTYYKGFYGYLHIHNIEYILYSLIILFIISLGYIIIYSLKTQQK; this is translated from the coding sequence ATGAACTTTGGAAATAAAATACAAATTCAACGAAAAAGAAAAGGAATAACTCAGGAAGAATTGGGAGAAAAATTAAATGTTTCTAGACAAACAATTACAAAATGGGAATCTAATAAATCTTTTCCTGAGATAGAAAAGATAATAAAACTTAGTTATTATTTTAATGTAACAATAGACTATTTATTAAAAGATGAGATAGAAAATTATGAAGAGAATTTTTGTGAAATAGTAGAAAAAATAGAAGATAGAAAAATAATACCTAAAACAATCAAAGTTTTTTTATTTTTATTAGTTATTAGCTTCATAGGAATAATGTATTTTTATGTCGATTCATTTATTCATCCAGTTACAATAACTGATTGGGATGGAACTTATTATAAAGGTTTTTATGGATATCTTCATATTCATAATATAGAATATATTTTATATAGTTTGATTATATTATTTATCATTAGTTTAGGATATATTATAATTTATTCTCTAAAAACACAACAAAAATAA
- a CDS encoding Imm17 family immunity protein — MNNPISDLYVKFMETIEPYIKKYPYLFGIIIGGIFFFGAIFKWSWICDPTGSKRFMRTVYEIFGEGGFRFFTGLFGAIIIIICIFEWIKK; from the coding sequence ATGAATAATCCTATTAGTGATTTATATGTAAAATTTATGGAAACCATAGAACCCTATATAAAGAAATATCCCTATCTTTTTGGAATAATTATCGGAGGAATATTTTTCTTCGGAGCTATTTTTAAATGGAGCTGGATTTGTGACCCTACAGGCTCAAAAAGATTTATGAGAACTGTTTATGAAATCTTTGGAGAAGGTGGATTTAGATTTTTTACAGGACTATTTGGGGCAATAATAATTATTATTTGTATATTTGAATGGATAAAAAAATAA
- a CDS encoding DUF1266 domain-containing protein: protein MSNEMKKAQEEMEKLMKEHMKDVYGENFENMGDLMKQAFENSLSNLEKEIDIEAIQNVAPGVDMATILQKTQEAKEEALKRGNDAIASQSEAITKAMNEMFSSGNTGLQDMISEQMKQFQAMTGIEDFTKMTPEDMQNYYESQMNMWNGLENGEEEDVSLEGVGSLIENMYNSLPDGNKIKVKNGDEYIEKFEILLSGILSYINGHENDTLDVEEHDDFFNEKINYILTEFWGIESKEDVYDTIGWLLNEGHTDEYLSYVNANTIDELITEDMDEEEVEITKNGFEFAKYFKDKLPENIMLGWDYGRASAIVRWAYFMNYINEEEAWEILDKIAGVMIGTFNSWKEFGISYIVGGLFWTYRKDPSETYNRYYETVEALEGLLTETDDEDDGEWLRNPWIEEVL, encoded by the coding sequence ATGTCAAATGAAATGAAAAAAGCTCAAGAAGAAATGGAAAAATTAATGAAGGAACATATGAAAGATGTCTATGGAGAAAATTTTGAAAATATGGGAGATTTAATGAAACAAGCTTTTGAAAATTCTTTATCTAATTTAGAAAAAGAAATAGATATAGAAGCTATTCAAAATGTAGCTCCTGGTGTTGATATGGCAACTATATTACAAAAAACTCAAGAAGCTAAAGAAGAAGCTCTTAAAAGAGGAAATGATGCAATAGCCTCTCAATCTGAAGCTATAACAAAAGCTATGAATGAAATGTTTTCCTCAGGAAATACAGGACTTCAAGATATGATATCAGAGCAAATGAAACAATTTCAAGCAATGACAGGAATAGAAGATTTTACAAAAATGACTCCAGAAGATATGCAAAATTATTATGAAAGTCAAATGAATATGTGGAATGGATTGGAAAATGGAGAAGAGGAAGATGTATCTTTAGAGGGTGTTGGAAGTTTAATTGAAAATATGTATAATTCATTACCTGATGGAAATAAAATAAAAGTAAAAAATGGAGATGAATATATAGAAAAATTTGAAATTTTACTTTCTGGAATTTTATCTTATATAAATGGACATGAGAATGATACTTTAGATGTAGAAGAACATGATGATTTCTTTAATGAAAAGATAAATTATATTCTTACAGAATTTTGGGGAATAGAAAGTAAAGAAGATGTATATGATACAATAGGTTGGTTATTAAATGAAGGACATACAGATGAATATTTAAGTTATGTAAATGCTAATACTATTGACGAGTTAATAACAGAAGATATGGATGAAGAAGAAGTTGAAATTACAAAAAATGGATTTGAATTTGCAAAATATTTTAAAGATAAATTACCAGAAAATATTATGCTTGGTTGGGACTACGGAAGAGCTAGTGCAATAGTTCGTTGGGCATATTTTATGAATTATATTAACGAAGAGGAAGCTTGGGAAATTTTAGATAAAATAGCAGGAGTTATGATAGGTACATTTAATTCTTGGAAAGAGTTTGGAATATCTTACATTGTAGGTGGATTATTCTGGACTTATAGAAAAGACCCATCAGAAACATATAATCGTTATTATGAAACAGTAGAAGCTTTAGAGGGACTTTTAACTGAAACAGATGATGAGGATGATGGAGAGTGGTTGAGAAATCCTTGGATTGAAGAGGTGTTATAA
- a CDS encoding ankyrin repeat domain-containing protein produces the protein MEIDVYSLEELYRKNLSFEERKKEYEKYQIDDEDSYGNTVFHITTKFADSEIFEYFFMMGKLQGKTRLFKTNKYGKTPFFMLNDIKNPEEKYEDIKKIMKILVENGGNINKRDESGEMFYHKCADFQKYIIFEIMNELGIKYDKVILSNGWNVLHIVCNSLHRIDFYLKREEEYRKQEEPYLRTIKAILNSGIDVETKTAIDKLAYDLAFESKNKRACALLKGVSEDDKTFGIGLHEACWFGYEDIVKEYISRKSNLNEIYEGNMGELKKLSPLAIASKHLQKNIVKLLIENGANVCERNGETGLSSFYYFVKTMMTTGINIKGEKTKENFQEITKYYLKDEKFLNSYVDDEYNTPINLICSISHRFNWVEDEKAEFIIFEKLIDRGADVNIGDKNGNTPLHKLFKNGGDKIGDMTELLMESGANPNSKNIDGETPLMLLPNIWREEEGVEALEVLENYDVDTSITNNNGETALDIALKMKKEKLAQYLLNIGG, from the coding sequence ATGGAAATTGATGTATATTCTTTAGAAGAACTTTATAGAAAAAATTTATCCTTTGAAGAAAGAAAAAAAGAGTATGAAAAATATCAAATAGATGATGAAGATTCTTATGGAAATACAGTTTTTCATATTACAACAAAGTTTGCAGATAGTGAGATTTTTGAATACTTTTTTATGATGGGTAAACTTCAAGGAAAAACAAGGCTTTTTAAGACTAATAAATATGGAAAAACACCATTTTTTATGTTAAATGATATAAAAAATCCAGAAGAAAAATACGAGGATATAAAAAAAATAATGAAAATTCTTGTAGAAAATGGTGGAAATATAAATAAAAGAGATGAATCAGGAGAGATGTTTTATCATAAATGTGCTGATTTTCAAAAATATATAATTTTTGAAATAATGAATGAGCTAGGAATAAAATATGATAAAGTTATTTTATCTAATGGCTGGAATGTACTACATATAGTTTGTAATTCTCTACATAGAATAGATTTTTATTTAAAAAGAGAAGAAGAATATAGAAAACAAGAAGAACCATATTTAAGAACTATAAAAGCAATTTTAAATTCTGGAATAGATGTTGAAACAAAAACAGCAATAGATAAATTAGCTTATGACTTGGCTTTTGAATCTAAAAATAAAAGAGCATGTGCATTATTAAAAGGTGTAAGTGAAGATGATAAAACTTTTGGAATTGGTTTACATGAAGCCTGTTGGTTTGGATATGAAGATATAGTAAAAGAATATATATCAAGAAAAAGTAACTTAAATGAAATTTATGAGGGAAATATGGGAGAGTTAAAAAAACTCTCTCCCCTTGCTATAGCTTCTAAACATTTACAAAAAAATATTGTAAAACTTCTTATAGAAAATGGAGCTAATGTTTGTGAAAGAAATGGTGAAACTGGATTAAGTAGTTTTTATTATTTTGTAAAAACTATGATGACTACAGGTATAAATATCAAAGGGGAAAAAACAAAAGAGAATTTTCAAGAGATAACAAAATATTATCTTAAAGATGAAAAATTTTTAAATAGTTATGTTGATGATGAATATAATACACCAATTAATTTAATATGTAGTATATCACATAGATTTAATTGGGTAGAAGATGAAAAAGCAGAATTTATTATTTTTGAAAAATTAATAGATAGAGGAGCAGATGTAAACATAGGAGATAAAAATGGAAATACACCACTTCACAAATTATTTAAAAATGGTGGAGATAAAATTGGTGATATGACAGAACTTTTAATGGAAAGTGGAGCTAATCCAAATAGTAAAAATATAGATGGTGAAACTCCTCTTATGTTACTTCCTAATATTTGGAGAGAAGAAGAGGGAGTAGAAGCTTTAGAAGTTTTAGAAAATTATGATGTAGATACTTCTATTACAAATAATAATGGGGAAACTGCTTTGGATATAGCTTTAAAAATGAAAAAAGAAAAATTGGCACAATATCTTTTAAATATAGGAGGTTAG
- a CDS encoding ankyrin repeat domain-containing protein: MGVNSFIIACKNRQKSVIKVFLNSKKIDVNERDDMGRTALFYSCGEGDREIVKLLIEAGADINLGDNNSITPLHQGAMKGNKEILDILVKNGGDINATDFKGRTPIIYAIMQNKSEAAFKCIELGADTTLKDNDGHLPIDYATTNGLKELVNFLSTGEKDNFGNTALHQACYNNQSEVVKTLLKSSSSTINNINDSGETPLILAVKNENQYIVELLIENKADVNLANNNGETPLHFSVKKDNQNICKVLLENGGNVNARNKSGETPLIIAVQWGKKDNVLELINHGADTKISDNNGKTPEYYASEKGYTEILELLIMSE; encoded by the coding sequence ATGGGAGTAAATTCGTTTATAATAGCTTGTAAAAATAGACAAAAATCTGTTATAAAAGTATTTCTAAACTCTAAAAAAATAGATGTAAATGAAAGAGATGATATGGGAAGAACTGCTCTTTTTTATAGCTGTGGTGAAGGAGATAGAGAGATAGTTAAACTTTTAATAGAAGCAGGAGCAGATATAAATTTAGGAGATAATAACAGTATAACTCCTCTTCATCAAGGGGCTATGAAAGGAAATAAAGAAATTTTAGATATATTGGTAAAAAATGGTGGAGATATAAATGCCACAGATTTTAAAGGAAGAACACCTATAATTTATGCTATTATGCAAAATAAAAGTGAGGCTGCCTTTAAATGTATAGAGCTTGGAGCTGATACAACTTTAAAAGATAATGATGGACATTTACCAATAGATTATGCTACTACCAACGGATTAAAAGAACTTGTAAATTTTTTGTCAACAGGGGAAAAAGATAATTTTGGAAATACAGCTTTGCATCAAGCTTGTTATAATAACCAAAGTGAAGTGGTAAAAACTCTTCTTAAATCTTCTTCCTCTACAATAAATAATATAAACGATAGTGGAGAAACCCCACTTATTTTAGCTGTAAAAAATGAGAATCAATATATAGTAGAGTTATTGATTGAAAATAAAGCAGATGTAAATTTAGCTAATAATAATGGAGAAACCCCACTTCATTTCAGTGTTAAAAAGGATAATCAAAATATTTGTAAAGTTTTATTAGAAAATGGTGGAAATGTAAATGCTAGAAATAAAAGTGGAGAAACTCCACTTATAATAGCAGTTCAATGGGGTAAAAAAGATAATGTATTAGAACTTATAAATCATGGAGCTGACACTAAGATTTCAGATAATAATGGAAAAACTCCAGAATATTATGCAAGTGAAAAAGGATATACAGAAATTCTTGAATTACTTATTATGTCTGAATAA
- a CDS encoding DUF6630 family protein, whose translation MKKYNLSAEEMVKFLYRGKIKRVKEEDIYSFYKNPSKIEIEYFKEHFVDKSKYKISWEEIEETEKRLGVFLPKILREYYHECGDLDINTSFSELFKLEDIEFSHNWLREDLEEDEYSEEEIKKELEKIDNFLIFWCENQGVWNAGIKKEDLELENPPIYITTNDDLYSWAKITNDIETFIIFQIIDNINDSDFYNEEIEKEDLKDILLDEKISLEEIRMSNFLSSNKKIKCSSYADYDNDKIYFFILENNMIKKAYLVKPKEKKVDYGINEKIDNGLLIELGNIISNGDNEVINQLKCSFDNIRKYLIENKEFIYMEKDIDNMSNSEIKFVKFYILSQILEKNGYLYYLDWKCELEDFKMIENLLKNISNDYSLDNIEFDEDDDITTWSEIFDEEFKSKNILLASFDLDSDTYGVFLISYKEFERIEKLLKNSGLRIDFTKNL comes from the coding sequence ATGAAAAAATATAATCTGTCAGCAGAAGAAATGGTAAAATTTTTATACAGAGGAAAAATAAAAAGAGTAAAAGAAGAGGATATATATTCTTTTTATAAAAATCCTAGTAAAATAGAAATAGAATATTTTAAAGAACATTTTGTTGATAAAAGTAAATATAAAATAAGTTGGGAAGAGATAGAGGAAACAGAAAAAAGATTAGGAGTATTTTTACCTAAAATTTTAAGAGAATATTACCATGAGTGTGGAGATTTAGATATAAATACCTCTTTTAGTGAACTTTTTAAATTAGAAGATATAGAGTTTTCTCATAATTGGTTAAGGGAAGACTTAGAAGAAGATGAGTATTCAGAGGAAGAAATAAAGAAAGAGTTAGAAAAAATAGATAATTTTCTTATATTTTGGTGTGAAAATCAAGGTGTATGGAATGCTGGAATAAAAAAAGAGGATTTAGAATTGGAAAATCCCCCAATTTATATAACAACTAATGATGATTTATATTCTTGGGCAAAAATTACAAATGATATAGAAACTTTTATTATATTTCAAATCATAGATAATATAAATGATAGTGATTTTTATAATGAAGAGATAGAAAAGGAAGATTTAAAGGATATTTTATTAGATGAAAAAATATCTTTAGAAGAGATTAGAATGAGTAATTTTCTAAGCTCAAACAAAAAAATTAAATGTTCTAGTTATGCTGATTATGATAATGATAAAATATATTTCTTTATATTAGAAAATAATATGATAAAAAAAGCTTATCTTGTAAAACCTAAAGAGAAAAAAGTAGATTATGGTATAAATGAAAAGATTGATAATGGACTTTTAATAGAGTTAGGAAATATTATATCAAATGGAGATAATGAAGTCATAAATCAATTAAAATGTAGTTTTGATAATATAAGAAAATACTTAATAGAAAATAAAGAATTTATATATATGGAAAAAGACATAGATAATATGTCTAATAGTGAGATAAAATTTGTAAAATTTTATATATTATCTCAAATCTTAGAAAAAAATGGATATTTATATTATTTAGATTGGAAATGTGAATTAGAAGATTTTAAAATGATTGAAAATTTATTAAAAAATATCTCTAATGACTATAGTTTGGATAATATAGAGTTTGACGAAGATGATGATATAACTACTTGGAGTGAAATTTTTGATGAGGAATTTAAAAGTAAAAATATTTTACTAGCAAGTTTTGATTTAGATTCAGATACATATGGAGTATTTTTGATTTCTTATAAAGAATTTGAGAGAATAGAAAAATTGCTTAAAAATAGTGGTTTAAGGATAGACTTTACTAAAAATTTATAA
- a CDS encoding DUF4261 domain-containing protein has translation MEKERKILNGFILFEDENCNFDEIIKNLKEDWEIEIDKSEIKDDVLVFEIDGMRGSLAFIKSPVPNKEAEENAKNNFLWQGGVEKVSKHKSQMIVATFGENPIETGKLFVKLSSSVLKLENTIGIYKAPTVMAREEFLSHTQYLKEEKELPIQSIVYIGLYRTKKGIGGYTDGLKFFDKKEIEILDSKKEAFDIYDFIFDIIYYVVGNNVELKDGETIGFSVHQKLPITISKGVAFEEDTIKIKF, from the coding sequence ATGGAAAAAGAAAGAAAAATTTTAAATGGATTTATACTTTTTGAAGATGAGAATTGCAATTTTGATGAAATAATAAAAAATTTAAAAGAAGATTGGGAAATAGAAATTGATAAATCTGAAATTAAAGATGATGTTTTAGTTTTTGAAATTGATGGAATGAGGGGTTCATTAGCTTTTATTAAATCCCCTGTTCCAAATAAAGAGGCAGAGGAAAATGCTAAAAATAATTTTTTATGGCAAGGTGGAGTAGAGAAAGTTTCAAAACATAAATCTCAAATGATTGTAGCTACTTTTGGAGAAAATCCAATAGAAACAGGAAAACTTTTTGTAAAACTTTCAAGCTCTGTATTGAAATTAGAAAATACAATAGGAATTTATAAAGCTCCTACTGTAATGGCAAGAGAAGAATTTTTAAGCCATACACAATATTTAAAAGAAGAGAAAGAACTTCCAATTCAAAGTATAGTATATATAGGACTTTATCGTACAAAGAAGGGAATAGGTGGATATACTGATGGACTTAAATTTTTTGATAAAAAAGAGATAGAAATTTTAGATTCTAAAAAAGAGGCTTTTGATATATATGATTTTATCTTTGATATTATATATTATGTAGTTGGAAATAATGTTGAATTAAAAGATGGAGAAACTATTGGATTTTCAGTACATCAAAAATTACCAATTACAATATCAAAAGGAGTGGCTTTTGAGGAGGACACTATAAAAATTAAATTTTAA
- the creD gene encoding cell envelope integrity protein CreD, with amino-acid sequence MISLRDNNSLVKKIGFLFILAILLQIPMFFINRIIDERDYSYRNMVEEIGNEWGKKQTIAGAFLIIPYSDKEVSYDDSGKKLEKTIVKDWIVLPDKLNIKVDLKDEVRERGIYKTIVYNGDVTLEGEFPKLKDVLPANMYPYNIGIGLGITDTKSIMKVEKFQVGEEDIYLASGTGLKQWNLSTGISGTIEKNYLEEGKITFSIKLNLRGNGGINILPFGKENHFEVTSPWKAPKFYGILPSAKVIDENGFKAEWDISSFVRNYKQDFADGFYSDISEGKIGVDLYEGITHYRQVMRAVKYSMLFIMLSLFVVYIFEVTSKRFTHYIQYGVVGFSLTMFYLVLLSMSEYFSFELAYIIATLMVVIPNSLYIKAVTKNNNYGIGIFVFLSGIYAVLYSILKMEQYALMTGTILIMIVLYVMMYITRNIETFREE; translated from the coding sequence ATGATTAGTTTAAGAGATAATAACTCTCTTGTAAAAAAAATAGGATTTCTTTTTATATTAGCTATTTTATTACAAATACCAATGTTTTTTATAAATAGAATAATTGATGAAAGAGATTATTCATATAGAAATATGGTAGAAGAAATTGGAAATGAATGGGGTAAAAAACAAACTATTGCAGGAGCATTTTTAATAATTCCGTATAGTGATAAAGAAGTAAGTTATGATGATTCTGGAAAAAAATTAGAGAAAACTATTGTAAAAGATTGGATAGTATTACCAGATAAACTAAATATAAAAGTTGATTTAAAAGACGAAGTAAGAGAAAGGGGAATATATAAAACAATAGTTTATAATGGAGATGTTACATTAGAGGGAGAATTTCCAAAATTAAAAGATGTATTGCCAGCTAATATGTACCCATATAATATTGGGATAGGATTAGGAATAACAGATACTAAGTCTATAATGAAAGTTGAAAAATTTCAAGTAGGAGAGGAAGATATATACTTAGCATCAGGGACTGGACTTAAACAATGGAATTTAAGTACAGGAATATCGGGAACTATAGAAAAAAATTATTTAGAAGAAGGAAAAATAACTTTTTCTATTAAGTTAAATCTAAGAGGTAATGGTGGTATAAATATTTTACCTTTTGGAAAGGAAAATCATTTTGAAGTGACTTCTCCTTGGAAAGCTCCAAAATTTTATGGAATTTTACCAAGTGCAAAAGTAATTGATGAAAATGGATTTAAAGCAGAATGGGATATATCATCATTTGTAAGAAATTATAAACAGGATTTTGCAGATGGATTTTATTCTGATATATCAGAAGGAAAAATTGGAGTAGATTTATATGAGGGAATAACTCATTATAGACAAGTTATGAGAGCTGTAAAATATAGTATGCTTTTTATAATGTTAAGTCTTTTTGTAGTATATATTTTTGAAGTAACAAGTAAAAGATTTACTCACTATATCCAATATGGTGTAGTAGGATTTTCACTTACAATGTTTTATTTGGTTTTACTTTCAATGTCAGAATATTTTAGCTTTGAATTAGCTTATATAATAGCCACTTTAATGGTGGTAATTCCAAATTCATTGTATATAAAAGCAGTAACTAAGAATAATAATTATGGTATAGGAATTTTTGTATTCTTATCAGGAATATATGCAGTACTATATTCTATTTTAAAGATGGAACAATATGCACTTATGACAGGAACTATTTTAATAATGATAGTTCTTTATGTAATGATGTATATTACTAGAAACATTGAAACTTTTAGGGAGGAATAA